The sequence below is a genomic window from Lysobacter capsici.
GCGTTCGCCGCCGGCGCGGCGCTTGAGTTCGACCACGCCGCGGCTCAGGCCGCGCTTGCCGACCACGATCTGCCACGGCAGGCCGATCAGGTCCATGCGGGCGAACTTCACGCCGGCGCGTTCGTCGGTGTCGTCGTGGAGTGCATCCAGGCCGTGCGCTTGCAGCTTGGTTTGCAGATCGGTGCAGATTGGATCGATCGCCGCGTCGGTTGGATCGAGATTGACGATGCCGACGTTGAACGGCGCGACCGTATCGGGCCAGACGATGCCGGCCTCATCATGGCTCGCCTCGATGATCGCACCAAGCAAGCGCGACACGCCGATGCCGTAGGAGCCGCCGTGGATCGGCCGCTCCTCGCCCTCGGGCGTGGTCACCAGCGCCTTCATCGGCGCGGAGTACTTGGTGCCGAAGTAGAACACCTGGCCGACTTCGATGCCGCGGGTCTGCACGCGTTGTTCGGTCGGCACTTCGCGTTCGAAACGCGCGATGTCGTGGACGTCTTCGGTGGCGGCATACGGCGTGGTCCATTGCTGGACGATGCCGCTCAGGTCGCCGTCGTAATCGGTGTCGGCGGCGGGAATCGGCAGGTCGAGCACGGCGCGGTCGCAGTACACCGCCGATTCGCCGGTCTGGGCCAGCACCAGGAACTCGTGCGACAGGTCGCCGCCGATCGGGCCGGTTTCGGCGCGCATCGGGATCGCGCGGATGCCCATGCGCGCGAAGGTGCGCAGGTAGGCCACGAACATGCGCTGGTAGGAGCGACGCGCGGCGGCCTCGTCCAGGTCGAAGGAGTACGCGTCCTTCATCAGGAACTCGCGCCCGCGCATCACGCCGAAGCGCGGGCGCTGCTCGTCGCGGAACTTCCACTGCACGTGGTACAGGTTCATCGGCAGCGCGCGATACGACTTGACGTTGTTGCGGAAGATCGCGGTGATCATGTCCTCGTTGGTCGGCCCGTACAGCAGCTCGCGCTCGTGCCGGTCCTTGATCCGCAGCATTTCCGGGCCGTAGGCGTCGTAGCGGCCGCTTTCGCGCCACAGGTCGGCCAGTTGCAGGGTCGGCATCAGCAGTTCGAGCGCGCCGGCGCGGTTCATCTCGTCGCGCACGATCGCTTCGATCTTGCGCAGCACGCGCAGGCCGGCCGGCAGCCACGAGTAGATGCCGGCGGCTTCCTGGCGGATCAGTCCGGCGCGCAGCATCAGGCGATGCGAGGCGATCTGCGCGTCGGCGGGGTTTTCCTTCAACGTGGGCAACAGATAACGCGATAGACGCATGACGACTCCAAAACTTCAGACCAGCGATGCCCTACCCGATCGCCGCACCGCAGTTCCCCCCTTTGAAAAAGGGGGGTTAGGGGGGATTTGCTTTTGCTCTTCACGGCAACAGCAAAGGCAACAGCAAAAGCAAAAGCAAAAGCAAATCCCCCATGTCCGCTTCGCGGCCGTTCGCCCCCTTTGTCAAAGGGGGCAACAGCAAAGGGCAACAGCGAGGGGCAACAGCAAAAAAACGAGAGCAAAAACGGCTTAGGCAGCCTCGATCTCAATACCTGCCAGCTCTTCAAACCCGAAGGCGAGGTTCAAATTCTGCAACGCCTGCGTCGCCGCGCCCTTGAGCAGATTGTCCAGCGTCGACACCACCACCACCCGGCGCCCGTCTTCCGACATCGTGAAGCCGCCGATGTCGACATGATGCTTGCCGGCGATCTTGCTGACCCACGGCGCTTCGTCCAGCACCCGCACCATCGGTTCGCCGTCGTAATGGCGGTGATAGTGCTCGACCAGTTCCTCGCGGTCGAAACGCCGCGAAAGGTGAAGGTTGGAGGTGATCGTCAGCCCGCGGAAATGCGCGGCCACGTGCGGCATGAACTCGACCGGATGGCCCAGATGGCGGGTGACTTCGCGCTCGTGCATATGCCCGGTCAGCGCGTACGGCATCAGGTTGTCGCGCAGTTTTTCGGGATCGTTCTTGTCCGACGGGCTGGTGCCCGCGCCCGAATAACCCGACACGCCGAAGCATTGCACCGGGCCTTCGAGCACGTTGAGCAGCGGCGCGATCGCCAGCTGCATCGCGCTGGCGTAGCAGCCCGGATTGCTGATCCGGCGCTGGCCGTGATAACCCGCGCGGGTCAGTTCCGGCAGGCCGTAGTACCAGTGGTCGTCGAAGCGGTAATCCGCCGACAGGTCGATGATGACCGGCTCGGCGCCGGCCGCATCGAACGCGGCCACGCAATCGGCGGCCTTGCCGTTGGGCAGCGCCAGCACCACCGCGTCGGCGCCCAGGCCCGGCAATTCCTCGTGGCTCGGCGAACCGTAAAGCAGCTCGGGATTCTTGGCCGCGTACTGCGGGATGTGATCGGCCAGCTTCTGCCCGGCCAGTTCGCGCGAGGACACGAACGCCAGCTCGAACTGCGGATGCGCGGCGATCAGGCGGATCAGGTCGGCGCCGACGTGTCCGCGCGCGCCCACGATGCCTATGCTCTTAGCCATCTTGTCCGGCTCCATGGTGTTGCAGCTTGTACTGAAGATTAAGCTTCACCGCCGGCCATTCGCCATCGATGATCGAAAACGCGACGGTGTCGCGCGCGCTGCCGTCGGCGTGGCGGCGGTGGTTGCGGATGATGCCGTCCTGCTTGGCGCCCAGGCGCGCGATCGCCGCGCGCGAAGCCAGGTTGAACCAGCTGGTTTCGAAGCCGACGCTGATGCAGCCCAGTTGCTCGAAGGCATGGGTCAGCAACAGCAACTTGGCCTGAGTGTTGAGCCCGGTGCGCTGCACCCGCGACGCATAGAAGGTATAGCCGATCTGGACCCGCGGAACGCTCGCGTCCATGTCGTAGTAGCGGGTGCTGCCGACCACCTCGCCGTTCGCATCGAGCACCGCGAACGCCCAGGCGACGCCCTTGGCCTGCATCGTCAGCGCCGATTCGACATACGCGTCCACGCCGTCGGCGTCGGGCGCGTTGGTGTACCACAGCCGCGCGAGTGCGCCATCGGCCACCGCGGCACGCAGGCCGTCGGCGTGTGCGCGCGTCAACGGTTCCATCGCGACGTGTTCGCCGCGCAACCGCGGCTGCGCGTTCCAGGCGCTGCTGCCCTGCTCGCTCATCTCAGTCCTCCAGGGTCGGTGCGCGGCGGCTGGAGTAATCGACGCAGGCGGCGATCTCGTCGAAGCCGTCCATGCCGTACCAGAACACCTTCCACTTCTCCTGCTTGAGGCAGCCGTCGGATTCAGAATAGTAGAACGGGTTGACCGAATTGCCGTGACGCGAACGCCAGAACACGCTCGGGTTCTGCTCGCGCATCACCTGCCACACCGCGCGCCCGAGGCCTTCGCCCTGCGCATCGTCGAGCACCGCGAACTTGTCGAGGTAGGTGCGGCCCTCGGCTTCGATCAGGATCACCGCGGCGCGATAGTTCTCGCTGACATAGGCCTGCTTGAGCACCGTGCGTTCGAAGTAGTCGTCGACCAGCTTGCGGCCGAACGCCGATTCGATCAGCGAACGCAGCCGCGCCAGATCCAGCTGATCCCAACGTTGCGCCTGCTGCACGCGCTCGCCGCGCCGCACCAGCGTGCCCGAGCCCTTGTGGGTGAACAGTTCCTTGGCCAGCTCGGCCGGCTTGGTGATCGACACCGACGAGGTCAGCGGCAACTTGTCGAGCAAGTCCTTGATCTGCTCGATCTTGACCCGCATGCCGCCGTTGATCCACGGCTGCTCGATCAGATGCTCGTACTCGGTCGACAGGTTGATCGAGTCGATCACCCGGCCGTTGTCGTCGAGCAGGCCGCCGGTGCCGGTCAGGAACACGATCTTGTACGGCTGCAGCACCTGCACCAGTTCGTTGGCGGCGAAGTCGGCGTTGACGTTGAGGATCTGCCCGCCCGCGGTTTCGCCCAGGCTGGCGATCACCGGGATCGAGCCGGCCTGCAGGCTGGCTTCGATCGGCGCGAGGTTGACCTTCTTCACTTCGCCGACCAACCCATAGGTGTCGCGGTCCAGGTAGTCCGCCTCGAACACACCCGAGATGATCGAGGTGGCACGACCATCGCCCGATTGCAGCGCTTCGACCAGCTTGAGGTTCTGCGCCTGGAACACCCGGCGCACGATCGCCAGCGCTTCGGGCGAGGTCACGCGCAGGCCGTTGACGGTCTGCTTGACGATACCGGCGGCCGACAATTCCTCGTCGAGCTGCGGGCCGGCGCCGTGGATCACGATCGGGGTCAGGCCCACGTCCTGCAGGAACGCCAGCGACGAGGTCAGCGCGGCCAGATCGTCGCGCAACACCGCGCCGCCGACCTTGACCACCGCGAAGCGCTTGGAATCGAGCTGGGAAAAGCGCTTGAGGTACTGCGAAATCTCCTTGGCGCTGGCCATGCTCGACAGCAGCCGCACGATGGTCTGTCGCGTCTGCAGGTGATTGTCCATCGACACGCTCATTACCCGTTGCTCCCCATGATGCGCGCGACGCTGTCGGCGTAGCGCTGCAATTGTTCCAGTGCGACCCATTCGTCGGCGGTGTGCGCTTGCGCGATGTCGCCGGGGCCGTACACGATCGAAGTCAGGCCGCCGGCCGAGAACAGCGAGGCCTCGGTCCAGAAGTCGACCGCGTTGCCGATCGGCAGGTTCAGCGCGTCGGCCAGATCGCGCGCCTCCAGGCGACGCTCCTCGGCGCGGGCGACATCGCCGGCCGGCAGCGACGGGCCGTTGAAGGTTTCTTCGTAGCGCTCGATCACGCTCGGATCGACCAGGTTGGCGAAGATTTCGTGCAGGCTCTCGATCGACTGCGAAGGCAGCGGACGGAAGCCGAAACGCAGATCGGCGCTGGAGGCGATCATGTTGGCCTTGATCCCGCCTTCGACCTTGCCGATGTTGAAACGCAGGCCGGTGAGCCCGCCGAAACGCTGATGCGCCTGGGATTCGACATGATCGAGCGCCTTGCCGCCCCAGCGGATCGCCTGATGCAAGGCGCTGGACTGCATCGCATTGGCGCCGGAGGCATGACCGGCGACGCCACGAAAACGCATCTGCACCGAGCTGATGCCGCGGTGCGCGAGGACGGCTTCGCACATCGTGGGTTCGGCGACGATGGCTTCGGCGAACCCATGATCGGTGGCGAGGAAACCGGCGATGCAGCGCGCATCGTTGGCTTCTTCGTCGGTGCTGAACAAGAACGCGGCATCGCCGGTGGTTTGCGCGGCCGCGGCCAGCAGACACGCGGCCGCGCCCTTGATGTCGCACGAACCCAGGCCGATCGCGCGGTCGTCGGTGACCCGCAGCTTGTGCGGATCGGCGCTCCAGGCTTCCGAGGACGGCACGGTGTCCAGATGCACGTTGAACAAGCGGCGCGGGTTGCCGCGCACGGCGAGCATCGACACCGCGCCGGCGCCGTGGTCGGTCACTTCGATGCGGAAGCCGTCGAGCTGGCTGCGCAGGTAATCGAAGATGCCGCCGGTGCCGATTTCGCGCGGCGGGTTGCGGGTGTCGTAGGACACCAGGGCCTGCAGGTGGTTGAGGACGTCGGGGAGCATGAGTGGGGGGCTCGTCGTGTCGGGCGGTGATGGTTGCGGTGAGGTACTGCGGTGCGATGGAGCGTCGAGTCCCCTCTCCCGCGAAGCGGGAGAGGGCTAGGGTGAGGGAGCTTTTGCGGGTGTTTTAATCACACGCAAAAAAGCAAAAGCAGCTTGCTGCCTTCGGCGCTCGCTCCCTCACCCCAACCCCTCTCCCGCTGTGCGGGAGAGGGGCTCGAAGCTCGGTCAATTCTTGCGGTTGATCTCCGCCCACAACGTGCTGCTCATCCCGAACAATTTGATGAAACCCTCGGCTTCTTCCACGCCCCAGTCCGCCGCCTGCGCGTAGGTCGCGCCCTTGGCGTTGAGGATGTGCGGCGAGCTGATCGCCACCGCGTTGACCACGCCGCCGTTGGTTTCCAGCACGACTTCGCCGTTGACCGTGGACTGCGAGCTGGCCAGGAAGGCTTCCAGGTCGGTCTTGAGCGGATCGTGGAAGAAGCCTTCGTACACCAGCTCGACCCACTTGCGCGCAACCTCGGGCTTGAAGCGGTTCTGGTGCTTGCTGAGCACCGCTTCTTCCAGCGCGCGGTGCGCGGTCAGCAGCGCGAACAGGCCCGGCGCTTCATAGATGATGCGGCCCTTCAGGCCGATGGTGGTGTCGCCGGTATAGAGACCGCGTCCCACGCCGTACTGCGCGAACAGGCCGTTGAGCTTGGCCAGCATCGTGTGGCCTTCGATCTTTTCGCCGTCGAGCGCGACCGCTTCGCCGTTTTCGAAGGTGATCGTGACCTTGAGCGCTTCGCTCGGCCACTGCGAGCGCGGCTTGCACCAGCCCACCGCGCCCTCGCCCGGCGCCTGCCAACGATCGATCTCGCCGCCGGACATGGTCAGCCCGAGCAGGTTCTCGTTGATCGTGTAGGCCTTTTGCTTGGCGCGCACGCCGAAGCCGCGTTCTTCCAGGTACTTCTGCTCGTAGGCGCGGACCTCGGTGTGTTCCTTCTGGATTTCGCGGATCGGCGCGACGATGTCGTAGTCGCCCAGCGCCTTGACCGCCAGGTCGAAACGCACCTGATCGTTGCCCATGCCGGTGCAGCCGTGCGCGATGACCTTGCAGCCCAGTTCGTCGGCGCGCTTGAGCGCGGCCTCGACAATCAGGTAGCGGTCCGACACCAACAGTGGGTACTGGCCCTGATAGCCCTCGCCGGCCCAGACGAAGGGCTTGACGAAGCCCGACCAGATCGCCGGACCGCCGTCGACGGTGACGTGGCTGGCGACGCCGAGTTCGGCCGCGCGCTGTTCGATGAAGTCGCGTTCTTCCGCGTCGACGCCGCCGGTGTCGGCGAACACGGTATGCACGGCCCAGCCGCGCTCTTGCAGGTAAGGCACGCAGAAGCTGGTATCGAGGCCGCCGGAGAAGGCGAGGACGATGGCTTTGGAGCCGGGATTCGGGAGTCGGGAGTCGGGAATCGAAGAAGCAGTTTGCTGCGACATGTGGGGACGTCTCGTATTGAAAGTGATGTCTTGATGATGGTTCGAACGAGGAGATGCGCTCTTACGATTCCCGACTCCCAATTCCCGATTCCCGGCCGCCTATCAAGGCGGCCATGATCGCCTTCTGCACATGCAGGCGGTTCTCGGCCTCGTCGATCGCGATGCACTGCGGCGAGTCCATCACGCCGTCGGTGGCCTTGACGTTGCGGCGCAGCGGCAGGCAGTGGCTGAAGACGCCGTTGTTGGTCAGCGCCATCTTGGCTTCGTCGACGATGAAGTGCTTGTACTGGTCGCGGATCGGCTTTTCCGGGCCCCAGTTGCCGAAGTACGGCAACGCGCCCCAGCTCTTGGCGTAGACCACGTCGGCACCGGTGTAGGCGCTTTCGATGTCGTGGCTGATGCGCAGCGAGCCGCCGCTTTCGGCGACGTTCTGCTCGGCCCAGCCCATGTAGCGCTCGTCGAGGATGTACTCGGGCGTCGGGCACAGCAGGGTCACGTCCATGCCCAGACGCGTGGCGATGGTCAGCGCCGAATTGGCCACCGCGGTGTTGAGCGGCTTGGGGTGGTAGGTCCAGGTCAGCACGTACTTCTTGCCGCGCAGGTCGGAGGTGCCGAAGTGCTCCTGCAGAGCCAGCGCATGCGCCAGTTCCTGGCACGGATGGGTGATGGTCTCCATGTTGATGACCGGCACCGGCGAGTACTTGGCGAAGCTGGCCAGGACCTTGTCCTGGCGGTCGTTGGCCCAGTCGACGAACTTCGGGAACGCGCGCACGCCGATCAGGTCGACGTAGCGGCCGAGCACCTTGGCCACTTCGGCGATGTGTTCCTCGGTATCGCCGTCCATCACCGTGCCCAGGTCGAACTCGATCGGCCACGCGTCCTTGCCCGGCTGCAACACCACCGCATGCCCGCCGAGCTGGAACGCGCCCAGTTCGAAGCTGGTGCGCGTGCGCATCGACGGGTTGAAGAACACCAGCGCGATCGACTTGCCCTTGAGCTCATCGCCGAGCTTGCTGCGCTTGAACACGGCGGCCTGCGCCAGCAGCGCGTCGAGGTCGGCGCGCGACCAGTCTTGGGTGTTGAGGAAGTGTTTGGTCATTTTTCGGGAGTCGGGAATGGGGAATCGGGAATGGGAACAGCGGGTGACGGCGTTGGCGTGGAAGTCGCGAGAGAAACCGGGAAGCGTCGCTACGGCTTTGACGATTCCCTATTCCCCATTCCCGATTCCCGTGGCGAAAAACAAAAAAGCCCAGCGCTAGGCTGGGCTTTTCGTGTGTGCGGCTTGTTACACGAACGACGGCGCGGGCCGTCACCCAGCGGATTGGCAGGGCAACGGTCGACGAGCACGCGAGGTCATTCCCGCCGCCATGTAGGCAGAGGTCAACACGTCGGCGTCGGCGTAGTTCGGATTCATGAGGCCGCGAATGCTCGCATGGGCGGGGGCACGGCGCAAGCCGCAAAATCGGGAAACGCGACCTGGGCCGGGCGCCGGATGCGGCCGGGCGCTCAACGCGAGGTGCTGATCGGGGTGATCACCGGGGTCACCGCGACCCGGACCTTGAGCTTGTTGCCCGGGTCCTCGGGCAGGCGCGAGCGGAACCGGCTGCCCTTGTAGACGTAGTCCACGTCGTAGGCGATCGGGCGGCGGAATTCGCGTTCCACCGGCACCGGCTTGCAGTTTTCGCCGGTGCTGGGCTTGGGGTCGCGCTCGCGGCCCAGCGCCTCGCGCACCGCCCCGACCACCCGCGACAGCCGCGAGTCGGACTTGTCGGCCGGCTCGGGTTCGCACTGCTGCTCGACCGTGGTCGCGCGCAGGGTCTGGTAGATCGGGGTCACCCGCAGCACCTGGGCATAGTCGAACCGCACGTTCTCGGCCTGCAGTACGGTGGTGTGCTGCTGCGCCGCCGCGGGAGCCGTCCACAGCGAGGCCGCGGCGCTGATCAGCACCAGGATCGAGACCTGCAGGACGGTTCGGTTCATCGGGCTCGCGCAGTGGATTCGTGAATAAAGTGTAAGAGCAGTGTCCGCTAATGGCCTGAATCCCGCCTTTAGGCCCCGTCCGTCCAGGCCTTGCAAGCGCCCCGATCATGCGTGATTGCGACCGCGCGCTCGGCTTTCGCGCGCGCTTGCGCGGCTTCGCCCGGGCGCGGCCACGGCCCCGATCGGACGTCGGGCGTTGCCGGCCGTGGCGAATCGGCCGCCGTGTTGCGCGGATCGGCCATCGCGACCGCGCGATCGCGGACGCGGGCCCGCGCGGCCCGCTAGAATGAACCCGACCCCAAGCCGCCTATCCATGAGCCTGCATCTCTACAACAGCCTGTCGCGACAGGTCGAAGCCTTCGTTCCGCTGGATCCGGCACGCCCGACGATGTATGTCTGCGGCCCCACGGTCTACAACTACGTGCATATCGGCAACGCGCGCGGCCCGGTGGTGTTCGGCGTGCTCGCCGACCTGCTGCGGCGACGTTATGGCGCCCTGGCCTACGCGCGCAACATCACCGACGTGGACGACAAGATCAATGCCGCGGCCGCCGAACAAGGCGTGCCGATCGCGGCGATCACCGACCGCTTCGCCGCCGCCTACCGCGAGGACATGGCGGCGCTGGGCGTGCGCGCGCCCGATCTGGAACCGACCGCGACGGGCCACATCGGCCAGATCGTGGCGATGATCGAGCGTTTGATCGACAGCGGTCACGCCTACGAAGCCGCCAACCACGTCCTGTTTTCGATCGGCAGCTATGCCGACTACGGCAAGCTCTCGCGCCGCGACATCGACGACATGCGCGCCGGCGCGCGGGTCGAGGTCGCGCCGTACAAGCGCGATCCGGGCGACTTCGTCCTGTGGAAGCCCTCCACCGGCGACCTCCCCGGCTGGGAGTCGCCGTGGGGCCGCGGCCGCCCGGGCTGGCACATCGAATGCTCGGCGATGGCCGCCGCGCACCTGGGCGAGACGATCGACATCCATGCCGGCGGCGTCGACCTGCAGTTCCCGCACCACGAGAACGAGATCGCGCAGAGCGAATGCGCGCACGGCGGCAAGGTGTTCGCGCGCTGGTGGCTGCACAACGGCATGCTCAATTTCGATGGCGGCAAGATGTCGAAGTCGATCGGCAATATCCAGAAGGTCCACGACCTGGTCGCCAAGCATCCGCCCGAGGCGCTGCGTTACGCGCTGCTGTCGGCGCATTACCGGCAGCCGCTGGAGTGGTCGGATGGGTTGATCGAGCAGAGCGCACGCACGCTGGATCGTCTGTACGGCACCCTGCGCGACCTGGGCGACATCGCCTACGCGGTGTTCGATCGCGAAGCCGGCACGCTGGAACTGCCCTTGTCGATACCGCAACCGGTCCAGGCCGCCCTGGAAGACGATCTCAACACGCCGCAGGCGCTGGCCGAACTCGCGCGCATCGCGGGCGAAGCGCGCAAGGCGACCGACCCGATCGAGCAGGCCCGCCTCAAGGGCGAGCTGCTCGGCGCCGGTCTCGCGCTGGGCCTGTTGCAGCAAGACCCCGCGGCCTGGTTCGCCGGAGCGAGCGGCGACAACGACGACGCCCGAATCCAGGCCCTGGTCGACGAACGCAATCAAGCCAAGAAGGACCGCGACTTCGCCCGCGCCGATGCGATCCGTCAGCAACTCGCCGACGAAGGCATCCTGCTGGAAGACACGCCGGCCGGCGTGCGCTGGAAGCGTTCGCGATGAGCGAGGCCACGATCACCTCGCCGTTCCCGATCGAAGCCACCGCCGTCGAAGCCCAGGCCGCGATCCGCGAGGAATTCGCGTTCTTCGGCGACTGGTCCGAGCGCTATCAATACCTGATCGACCTCGGCCGCAAGCTGCCCGACCTGCCCGTCGAGTGGAAGACCGAGGAGCATCGCCTGCTCGGCTGCCAGTCGATGGTGTGGATCGTGGTCGAAGGCGACGCCGAGCGGCTGACCTTCCACGCGATCAGCGATTCGGCCATCGTCTCGGGCCTGATCTATCTCGCGCTGCGGGTGTATTCGGGCCGCAGCGCGACCGAGATCGTCGCCAGCCCGGCCGACTACATCGCCGACATCGGCCTGGCCAAGCACCTGTCGCCGACCCGCAGCAACGGCCTGGCCTCGCTGCTGGCCTTCATCCGCGAGCAAGCGCAGCGCCGGCTGTGAGCGCCGGCGACGCCAGCGAGACCGGCACCGACGGCGCGTCTGCCGCCAACCCACCACCGATCAGCGCCCTGCGCCTGCTGCGCAATCCCGGTTTCGCCGGGCTGCTGGTGTACCGGCTGCTGGCGATGCTGTCGTACCAGATCGTCGCGGTCACGGTCGGCTGGCACATCTACGAACTGACCCGCGACCCGTTCGCGCTGGGCCTGATCGGCCTGACCGAGGTCATCCCGTATTTCTGTTTCGCCCTGTTCGCCGGCTACGCGGTCGATCACCTGCCGCGGCGCAAGCTCGGCATGTTCGCCTGCAACGGCTTGCTGGTGACCACGCTGATGCTGGCCGGCGTCGCCAGCGGCGTGTTGCCCACCGGCGGCTTCGGCTTCGACACCTTGACCATCTACGTGGCCATCGCGGTCAACGGCGTGGTCCGCGCGTTCCTGTCGCCGGTGTACATGTCGCTGTTCGCGCGGGTGCTCAAGCGCGAGCATTTCGCGCGCGGCGCCGGGGTCAGCAGCGTGGTCATGCAGACCGGGCTGGTGCTCGGGCCGGCGATGGGCGGCGCGCTGATCGCCTGGGGCGGCAAGACTTCGGCCTATCTGGTCGCGGCGGGTTTCGCCCTGGCCGCGGCGATCGCGATCATCACCCTGCGGGTCAGCGAACCGGCGCCGCAGGCCGAGCGCGCGCCGGTGTTCAAGAGCATCGGCGAAGGCCTGCGCTTCGTGTTCAACAACCAGGTCGTGCTCGGCGCGCAGGCGCTGGACATGTTCTCGGTGCTGTTCGGCGGCGCGGTGGCGCTGCTGCCGGCGTTCATCCACGACGTCCTGCATTACGGGCCCGAAGCGCTCGGCGTGCTGCGCGCGGCGCCGGCCGCGGGCGCGGTGCTGATGGGCCTTTGGCTGGCGAGGCGGCCGCCGCAGAAGAACGCCGGCCGCCTGCTGCTGTACGCGGTGGCCGGGTTCGGCGCGTGCATCATCGGGTTCGCGCTGTCTCGCGATTTCTGGCTGTCGGCGGCGATGCTGATGCTGTCGGGCATGTGCGACGGCGTGTCGGTGGTGCTGCGCTCGACCATCCTGCAACTGTCCACGCCCGACGAGATGCGCGGACGGGTGTCGTCGATCAACGGCATCTTCATCGGCTCGTCGAACGAGTTGGGCGCGTTCGAATCGGGCCTGGCGGCCAGGCTGATGGGACTGGTGCCGTCGGTGATCTTCGGCGGCTGCATGACCCTGGCCGTGGTCGGCGCGACCGCGAAGCTGGCGCCGAAGCTGCGGCGGCTGGATCTGCGCGATTTGCAGTAGCGGTGCGCGGGCTCGATCTGGGCGGTCGAGCGATCGCTCTGCGCCGAACCAAGCGCAATCTTTAACTTGTCCGCCATCTTCAACTCACGCGACTTGCGTCGCCCCAGCGGCGAGCCACGGCTCAATCGCTGCGCAACCTGACCCGTTCACTCTCCGGCGCTTGCTTCGGCGCGACCGCCGGCTTGCGCACGGCCGCGGCGACCGCTCCGATCAGTGCCAGCGCGACGTTGAACGCGCCCGCGGCGACCGACACCAGGGCGTCGCCCTGGGTGTTGCCGAAGCTGCGTTCGAGCTGACTCGCCTGCCAGCACAGCACGCCGATCAGCGGCGAGGCGATCAGCCCGCTCAGCAGCACGAACATCGCCGCGCCGGCGAAACGGGTGTAGCCGCGCGACAGCCGCCACAGGCCGAGATTGAGGCAGATCGTCAGTATCGGGATGAGCAGCAGCAGGAAGCCTTCCATGGTGGGTTCGCGTGGCGTGGGTGCGGCCTACGCTATAGGGCGGGCGGGAAGAAGCAAATCCCCTACCCTCCTTTTTTGCAAAACCGGGGAAGCTTCGGTCGGTTCAACCGGGGCTTTTGGTCGGCGATGTCTGGATCGGTTGGCGCCGGCTTGGGTCGGATACGGCCTTGTCACTGCCTTGGTTTGACTTCGAACACGGGCTTGCTTGTCTTCCAGGTCTTCAAAAGGGGCCGAGGGGATTCGCCTTTCGTTCATCCCGGAAACAAAAAAGCCCCGCTTGCGCGGGGCTCTCATAGGCATCGATCCGAATTGCGGACCGAAGCGAGGGATCAA
It includes:
- the proS gene encoding proline--tRNA ligase, encoding MRLSRYLLPTLKENPADAQIASHRLMLRAGLIRQEAAGIYSWLPAGLRVLRKIEAIVRDEMNRAGALELLMPTLQLADLWRESGRYDAYGPEMLRIKDRHERELLYGPTNEDMITAIFRNNVKSYRALPMNLYHVQWKFRDEQRPRFGVMRGREFLMKDAYSFDLDEAAARRSYQRMFVAYLRTFARMGIRAIPMRAETGPIGGDLSHEFLVLAQTGESAVYCDRAVLDLPIPAADTDYDGDLSGIVQQWTTPYAATEDVHDIARFEREVPTEQRVQTRGIEVGQVFYFGTKYSAPMKALVTTPEGEERPIHGGSYGIGVSRLLGAIIEASHDEAGIVWPDTVAPFNVGIVNLDPTDAAIDPICTDLQTKLQAHGLDALHDDTDERAGVKFARMDLIGLPWQIVVGKRGLSRGVVELKRRAGGERLELSPADAIAYIAAHVSPLS
- the argC gene encoding N-acetyl-gamma-glutamyl-phosphate reductase; amino-acid sequence: MAKSIGIVGARGHVGADLIRLIAAHPQFELAFVSSRELAGQKLADHIPQYAAKNPELLYGSPSHEELPGLGADAVVLALPNGKAADCVAAFDAAGAEPVIIDLSADYRFDDHWYYGLPELTRAGYHGQRRISNPGCYASAMQLAIAPLLNVLEGPVQCFGVSGYSGAGTSPSDKNDPEKLRDNLMPYALTGHMHEREVTRHLGHPVEFMPHVAAHFRGLTITSNLHLSRRFDREELVEHYHRHYDGEPMVRVLDEAPWVSKIAGKHHVDIGGFTMSEDGRRVVVVSTLDNLLKGAATQALQNLNLAFGFEELAGIEIEAA
- a CDS encoding GNAT family N-acetyltransferase, with the protein product MSEQGSSAWNAQPRLRGEHVAMEPLTRAHADGLRAAVADGALARLWYTNAPDADGVDAYVESALTMQAKGVAWAFAVLDANGEVVGSTRYYDMDASVPRVQIGYTFYASRVQRTGLNTQAKLLLLTHAFEQLGCISVGFETSWFNLASRAAIARLGAKQDGIIRNHRRHADGSARDTVAFSIIDGEWPAVKLNLQYKLQHHGAGQDG
- a CDS encoding acetylglutamate kinase yields the protein MSVSMDNHLQTRQTIVRLLSSMASAKEISQYLKRFSQLDSKRFAVVKVGGAVLRDDLAALTSSLAFLQDVGLTPIVIHGAGPQLDEELSAAGIVKQTVNGLRVTSPEALAIVRRVFQAQNLKLVEALQSGDGRATSIISGVFEADYLDRDTYGLVGEVKKVNLAPIEASLQAGSIPVIASLGETAGGQILNVNADFAANELVQVLQPYKIVFLTGTGGLLDDNGRVIDSINLSTEYEHLIEQPWINGGMRVKIEQIKDLLDKLPLTSSVSITKPAELAKELFTHKGSGTLVRRGERVQQAQRWDQLDLARLRSLIESAFGRKLVDDYFERTVLKQAYVSENYRAAVILIEAEGRTYLDKFAVLDDAQGEGLGRAVWQVMREQNPSVFWRSRHGNSVNPFYYSESDGCLKQEKWKVFWYGMDGFDEIAACVDYSSRRAPTLED
- a CDS encoding acetylornithine deacetylase — its product is MLPDVLNHLQALVSYDTRNPPREIGTGGIFDYLRSQLDGFRIEVTDHGAGAVSMLAVRGNPRRLFNVHLDTVPSSEAWSADPHKLRVTDDRAIGLGSCDIKGAAACLLAAAAQTTGDAAFLFSTDEEANDARCIAGFLATDHGFAEAIVAEPTMCEAVLAHRGISSVQMRFRGVAGHASGANAMQSSALHQAIRWGGKALDHVESQAHQRFGGLTGLRFNIGKVEGGIKANMIASSADLRFGFRPLPSQSIESLHEIFANLVDPSVIERYEETFNGPSLPAGDVARAEERRLEARDLADALNLPIGNAVDFWTEASLFSAGGLTSIVYGPGDIAQAHTADEWVALEQLQRYADSVARIMGSNG
- a CDS encoding argininosuccinate synthase; its protein translation is MSQQTASSIPDSRLPNPGSKAIVLAFSGGLDTSFCVPYLQERGWAVHTVFADTGGVDAEERDFIEQRAAELGVASHVTVDGGPAIWSGFVKPFVWAGEGYQGQYPLLVSDRYLIVEAALKRADELGCKVIAHGCTGMGNDQVRFDLAVKALGDYDIVAPIREIQKEHTEVRAYEQKYLEERGFGVRAKQKAYTINENLLGLTMSGGEIDRWQAPGEGAVGWCKPRSQWPSEALKVTITFENGEAVALDGEKIEGHTMLAKLNGLFAQYGVGRGLYTGDTTIGLKGRIIYEAPGLFALLTAHRALEEAVLSKHQNRFKPEVARKWVELVYEGFFHDPLKTDLEAFLASSQSTVNGEVVLETNGGVVNAVAISSPHILNAKGATYAQAADWGVEEAEGFIKLFGMSSTLWAEINRKN